Within Eggerthella timonensis, the genomic segment ATAGGGGCCCGTCCCGTGCCACGCCGCCGTTGGCCTGCGCGTAGACCGCATCATCGCGAGGGCGGTACGGAGCTTATCGGTATCTCCACGCTTCCGACCGTGATCGACGCCACCTCGTCGAGATCGAGGAACCGGTCGAACGCCACGTGCTTGTCGGTGACCGTCGTCTGCTCCCGCACCTCGACCCCGCCGCCTTTCCGCGTCGCGTCGACGACGGTGCCGTCCTTCATGTTCACCGTCAAGGGCCGCTCTTGCAGGCGCTTCGACTCCGGCGTGCCGGCTCCGGTCGGGCCCAACCCGATCGGGAAGTCGATCATGAGGTCGACCGACAAGCTCAAAGGGGAGATCGTGATCGCGTTGATCGTGGCGGTGCCCTCGTCGAAGGCGAACGTCTGACCAGCCGGCACGTTTCTCGACAGATCGGCGCAGTTGGCGAGGAAGCTCATCCTCCAGGCGCCCTCCACGAGGGTTCGCGCTTCGCCGTCTTCGTCGAGGGCCATGAGGTCGAGCAGCTTCACGCGCACGGGCCTGCCGAGGAAGCTGCCGCCGCCGTGCGTGTCGATGGTGCTCGCCTTCACGAACTGGATGGCGTTGTCGTCGGGGTCGGCATCGAAGAAGTACGAGGCGGTGCCGCGCGACGGCGCGCCGTCGATCGTGACGGTTGCCAGGTTCCCGAACCTGAGCGCCAGCGTGCCGTCCTCGTTCTTCCGGATCCCCTCGAAGGCCGTGCCGTCGTCCTTCGCGACCCTCAGCACGACGGCGTAGTTGGATCGGTCGCCCACGACGGCCTCGGCAGTGACGGTGACGCCGTTCGACGAAGCGCTCGCGACGGGCCGTCCGACGCGGTCGACCACCTCGGTTGCCGGAAGCGTCTCCGCCTTCGCGGCCGGGCGCCCCAATATCCCAGCCGCGTACGCCGTGCAGCCGACGACGAGCGCGAGGAGGGCCGCGGCCGCGGCTATCGCGAGGGTGCGGGTTCGGCGGGATGCGCGACGCGGACGCTCGGGCGCGGCCGCAGCCTCGAGGGCCTGCGCCAGGCGCCGCTTCGCTTCGGGGGAGAACCGCAGCTCGTCGAGGGCTGCCTTGTACTCATCGATCATCGTCGGCTCCTTCCAGCGCGGCGCGCAGCTTGGCGCGCCCGCGGCTCAGATGCGCCGCAACGGCGTCTTCGGTGCGATCGGTCATCTGCGCGATCTCCCGCGCCGTGTATCCTTCGTAATAGTGCAGGTACACGGCCTCGCGGTAGGCCTGCGGCAGCGCCATCACCGCGTTGAGCACGTCGCTGTCCGGCGCTTCGGGCGCGGCGGCCCCGGCTGCGGCTTCGAGGGCGACCGACGTGCGTCGCCGCCCGCTGCGCAGCACGTCCTTGCAGGCGTTCGCCGTCGTGCGCACCACCCAGGCGCGCTCATGCTCGGCGCTCTCGAACGCGCGCCCGCCCTGCAGCAGCTTGATCAGCACGTTCTGGCAGATGTCCTCCGCATCGTGCGTGGACTTGAGGTACGTGTAGCTCAGGCGCAGGATGAGGTCGGCGTACGTGCGCACGAGCCGCTCCGCCTCGTTTTCGGGTTGTCGCTTGCGCATAGGGTGTCCGTTTCCTGTCATCTTCCGGGCAACGTCGCTTCACCTTCGATACGATCCAGACGCACGGATCCTGACAGCGCGGGCGCGATTTTAGGAGAATTCCCAAAAATCCTGGATGAGCTCCTTGCGGTTCGCGCGCCCGGCCTTCTGGAGGATGTGGTGCATGTGCACCTTGACGGTGCTCGGCGCGAGGTGCATGGAGGTGGCGATGTTCTGGTTGTCCTTGCCCAGCAGCACGAGCCTGAGCACCTCGGCCTCGCGCTTCGACAGCTGGCGTGCGGCCGCGTAGGCCACGAGGTTCTGGTCGATGAACGTCTCGAGCGACGCGCCGCCCTGCGTGGGCGGCTCGGCGCGCCTCAGGGACAGGTTCCTCCAGGCGCTCGTGCAGGCTGCGAACGCGCAGCACAGCACGAGGGCGTTCTCGGCGAAGTTGCGCTCGGGGAAGAAGGGCAGCGCCCGGCCTCCTGACGCATGCGGGTCGACGAGCAGCAGGAACACGACGTTCTCCAGCAGCACGCACGTGACGAGCGCCCAGAGCGCGCCGTAGAGGGCGCGGTGGCGCCGCATGCGCAGCCGCAGCACGTCGTCGCGCGTGGCGACGTAGCGGACGGCGAGGTAGACGAGCATCGCGTACAGCAGAGCCTCGCGCATGCTGTAGAACAGGAACATCTGGCCGTTGCCCGCGGGCACGAGCAGCAGCGCGGCGGCGCTCGCCAGCGCGAACGCCGCGCCTGGCATCCAGCGCACCGCCGGCCTGCGCTCCTCCAGGTACTCGCACAGCACGAGCCAGAACGATACGAGCGCGCCCCCTCCGATAAGGATGGAGGCGACCGGGCTGCCGATGAAGAAGGGGGTGGCCGACGCGTCGGCGGCGCGCTGCATGAGGAAGTCGTCCTGGAACACGAGCGCGACGTCGAAGAAGTAGAACAGGAAGCCGGCGAACGCGTAGCGGTACGTCTTGTTGCGCGTCACCAGAAACGAGGCGAGGCACGT encodes:
- a CDS encoding RNA polymerase sigma factor, which encodes MRKRQPENEAERLVRTYADLILRLSYTYLKSTHDAEDICQNVLIKLLQGGRAFESAEHERAWVVRTTANACKDVLRSGRRRTSVALEAAAGAAAPEAPDSDVLNAVMALPQAYREAVYLHYYEGYTAREIAQMTDRTEDAVAAHLSRGRAKLRAALEGADDDR
- a CDS encoding DUF4179 domain-containing protein, with translation MIDEYKAALDELRFSPEAKRRLAQALEAAAAPERPRRASRRTRTLAIAAAAALLALVVGCTAYAAGILGRPAAKAETLPATEVVDRVGRPVASASSNGVTVTAEAVVGDRSNYAVVLRVAKDDGTAFEGIRKNEDGTLALRFGNLATVTIDGAPSRGTASYFFDADPDDNAIQFVKASTIDTHGGGSFLGRPVRVKLLDLMALDEDGEARTLVEGAWRMSFLANCADLSRNVPAGQTFAFDEGTATINAITISPLSLSVDLMIDFPIGLGPTGAGTPESKRLQERPLTVNMKDGTVVDATRKGGGVEVREQTTVTDKHVAFDRFLDLDEVASITVGSVEIPISSVPPSR
- a CDS encoding helix-turn-helix transcriptional regulator — encoded protein: MDMGLGLFYYTLIVLLAVILTAATCLASFLVTRNKTYRYAFAGFLFYFFDVALVFQDDFLMQRAADASATPFFIGSPVASILIGGGALVSFWLVLCEYLEERRPAVRWMPGAAFALASAAALLLVPAGNGQMFLFYSMREALLYAMLVYLAVRYVATRDDVLRLRMRRHRALYGALWALVTCVLLENVVFLLLVDPHASGGRALPFFPERNFAENALVLCCAFAACTSAWRNLSLRRAEPPTQGGASLETFIDQNLVAYAAARQLSKREAEVLRLVLLGKDNQNIATSMHLAPSTVKVHMHHILQKAGRANRKELIQDFWEFS